In Choloepus didactylus isolate mChoDid1 chromosome 6, mChoDid1.pri, whole genome shotgun sequence, one DNA window encodes the following:
- the LOC119538160 gene encoding 60S ribosomal protein L7-like — MEGVEEKKKKVPAMPETLKKKRRNFAELKIKHLRKKFAQKMLRKARRKLIYEKAKHYHKEYKQMYRTEIRMARMARKAGNFYVPAEPKLAFVIRIRGINGVSPKVRKVLQHLRLHQIFNGTFVKLNKASINMLRIVEPYIAWGYPNLKSVNELVYKRGYGKISKKWIALTDNSLIARSLGKYGIICMEDLIHEIYTVGKRFKEANNFLWPFKLSSPRGGMKKKTTHFVEGGDAGNRGDQINRLIRRMN, encoded by the coding sequence ATGGAGGGTGtcgaagagaagaagaagaaggtgcCGGCTATGCCGGAAACCCTCAAGAAAAAGCGAAGGAATTTTGCTGAACTGAAGATCAAGCACTTGAGAAAGAAGTTTGCCCAAAAGATGCTCAGAAAGGCAAGGAGGAAGCTTATCTATGAAAAAGCCAAGCACTATCACAAGGAATATAAGCAAATGTACAGAACTGAGATTCGAATGGCTAGAATGGCAAGAAAAGCTGGCAACTTCTATGTACCTGCGGAACCCAAATTGGCATTTGTCATCAGGATCAGAGGTATCAATGGTGTGAGCCCAAAGGTCCGAAAAGTGTTGCAACATCTTCGCCTTCACCAAATCTTCAATGGAACCTTTGTTAAGCTCAACAAGGCCTCAATTAACATGCTGAGGATTGTGGAACCATATATTGCATGGGGGTACCCGAACCTGAAGTCAGTAAATGAACTAGTCTATAAGCGTGGTTACGGCAAAATCAGTAAGAAGTGGATTGCCTTGACAGATAACTCTTTGATTGCACGATCTCTTGGTAAATATGGCATCATCTGCATGGAAGACCTGATTCATGAGATCTATACTGTTGGGAAACgcttcaaagaagcaaacaacttcCTGTGGCCCTTCAAATTATCTTCTCCCAGAGGGGGGATGAAGAAAAAGACCACCCATTTTGTAGAAGGGGGAGATGCTGGCAACAGGGGAGACCAGATCAATAGGCTTATTAGAAGGATGAACTAA